A window of the Parabacteroides merdae ATCC 43184 genome harbors these coding sequences:
- a CDS encoding DUF6706 family protein, whose translation MSNKEFVLSVFDKNTPSNLVVENILSRTGLDGEEPFAEENRARLEVACAKQIPWMIQNPSSVSESGFSVSWSNYVDSLMKLYSWLCKQYGLKDELGNKPKVTFL comes from the coding sequence ATGAGTAACAAGGAGTTTGTACTAAGCGTATTTGATAAGAACACCCCGTCTAATCTTGTAGTTGAAAATATACTTTCAAGAACGGGATTGGATGGTGAAGAACCTTTTGCCGAGGAAAATCGGGCAAGATTAGAGGTCGCTTGTGCAAAGCAAATTCCGTGGATGATACAAAATCCATCTTCGGTCAGCGAAAGCGGATTTTCTGTGTCTTGGTCTAATTATGTTGATAGTCTAATGAAATTGTACTCATGGCTGTGTAAACAGTACGGTTTGAAAGACGAACTGGGTAACAAACCTAAAGTGACTTTCTTATGA